In a single window of the Pseudorca crassidens isolate mPseCra1 chromosome 9, mPseCra1.hap1, whole genome shotgun sequence genome:
- the SCT gene encoding secretin encodes MATRALLLLLLLLPPPLLRGCAARPAPPRAPRHSDGTFTSELSRLRESARLQRLLQGLVGKRSEQDTENSTAWTNSAEGHLCLLWSDAPTLQAWMPLRPPEDQAWSPQMPLGLRAGVMVSEPAIPAAEGTQRRP; translated from the exons ATGGCCACTCgggccctgctgctgctgctactgctgctgccgccgccgctgctccGGGGCTGCGCCGCGCGCCCCGCGCCCCCCAG GGCCCCGCGACACTCGGACGGGACTTTCACCAGCGAGCTCAGCCGCCTGCGGGAGAGCGCGCGGCTGCAGCGGCTGCTGCAGGGCCTGGTGGGGAAGCGCAG CGAGCAGGACACAGAGAACAGCACAGCCTGGACCAACTCTGCGGAGGGCCACCTCTGCCTGCTGTGGTCGGACGCGCCCACCCTGCAGGCCTG GATGCCCCTGAGGCCCCCCGAGGATCAAGCCTGGTCTCCCCAGATGCCTCTTGGACTGAGGGCTGGGGTCATGGTGTCAGAGCCAGCCATCCCTGCTGCTGAGGGGACCCAGAGGAGGCCCTGA